Within Montipora foliosa isolate CH-2021 chromosome 3, ASM3666993v2, whole genome shotgun sequence, the genomic segment tctttctcaccacaagcttaagcgtgtactctgatcTTCTAACACCTTTCCAAGACCGATGTTACTAAATTTTTTCCCTtaccagcggggttagtatctggatgggggacgtcaaAATATGCAACTTTTGCTGTCAGAaacatacgcccaaaaattctattttaacgctcaaaaatgcgaacaaagcaaggtacagattttgctagcctgctttatgcaaaacaaatattgacgaaaaagtaaataaatattaatatgtagttttaaaggagagcagaaggaacttttaggaagtgtcgatcgagaataaaacaatttgccatcagcgaaaaacatttcgggagatttttgttacgttccatcagagttcaatttttctatcgtacttttggtcatacaagtaaaatcgcaaaatcgaaagtgagatcgattttagcggccgcctgtgatcaagttataccttgcgtgtttactgacaactcacgaaacaaaggatgcatctgtgacagAATGACGGCATAAtacctggtttttgttagtgtgtttttttttctttcaagtgttataaagttcgacaagatctatgtgcgaatttaacataaagatcacaattgttgatgctagtccaagtgtcagctgaagttaagctccttagtacttggatgggggacggctgcgaagtccccgtgacggcgaaAGCTAATTCGTtttatttaaacttgatttcattttttatcttgtttggccgttgaaagctattttcttattttctttctacgtcaaaacggcgaacaaattgattcccaagaaatattggagtacgtattcgttctatgcaaaatgcttctaatgaagtattcgttctatgcaaaataataatgttcacagtggaacacataagtacgaagcaagatctagaaataacgtagaaaattctccttacctttaaagcttgcctttttcaaagaaaaagcatctgttcactttatcgaatagtttaatactgaaacaatcatggcgggcggaaagattctactataaatgtttgctttcaccatTCTAACGGaagtgtgtcacggtggccgagtggtctaacgcgctagcagAGAAGAATCGTGATGGCTTGGGAAAAATAGGAGTTCTCCTcggggcagggaagtttggaaataccgCAGGGAATATAAGTCAGtccacccgatcggagattaattcaatatccgtggggtatgcacatttgtgactaccaacaaaaaaaagacaccagcccggttttaagacgtggatgccttcggcattccacttAATAAACTCTAATTATGGACTCGATTGTATCTGATACCAAGCTGCAATATGTGGAACTTGCTCCAGTATGAGAACAGTGACATCACTAAAATATTTTAAGATAGCCATACAAAAGATAAACTTTTAAAGTATCTTAGACTTCTAACTAcgtattaatttttctttctcaAAGATATTAGCGCAATATTAGAGCTACTCTGATAATTTGACTTGAAATAAAGTGTATGAATGAATggataaatgatgatgatgacgaagatgatatattttcttttttcaactcaCAGGAAGTCAGGGGTTCCCTGATTATTTCCTTCCTCTTGAAGGGAAGAGAAGTTAAACTTGTCCAAAGTTTGATTTGGTTCCATATCACAATCCTGGGGAATAAAGTCAGTTTTGTGCCTCCACCAAACATTAACAGCTATGTTGCGATCATATGACCTGACTTGGTGAAACCTGGTGAAATACAATAAATCCAAAAATATTATTACTGGAAAATAAGAGAAAGATTTTGTTAAGTTGCACCTATTGTTAATTCGTTGTGCCACCATACTATTtcccgggagagagaaaaaagaatAGAAACGagtcgtttccatggtaatggtctgTAGAGAAAAATCCCAAccaaaaaccaaccaatcagattgctccATTAAGcaagaattgcttgccatacaCTAAATGTAAATTATTTCTATCTGTTTGCTTGAAAGTCAAATGAAAccagttacaaaaaaaaatacaacaacatTTAAGCTTTAATTAAGATTGCAAAAACATACCACTTGTAAGGTATAAATAAACAGTCGCCTGGTTCCATTGAGACATTATAGTATTCAACATCTTTCAAACTTGGATATTTGACAAAATCAACACTGAAAGACAACAAAACAACACTTTGAAATGAGGGAAAAGCATATGCCATGATATTTAGAAAAGAGCCTTGGTTTAGTTACCAACTGCATgtcaaggacggtgcctacaatAAATTCAAGGGTGTTCTTGTGTGGTTTAtgacaagtgttattgacaagtgtaaatagccaactggtttgcctccggccagttaggattcttaacagttgttgttgttgttctgttctgttgcttcattgtgtttcattggccctgaaaagcccctgttgggagcggtcaattaagtatgtattgtattgtattacatattactgaaatccaaaaagaaaattgtgggtaaccacgcatttctcaaagataataaaattaatcaacaataattgtaaaaatctttaaaatacaaagcaatgcatggcattcttttccaaactaAAGCTTAATAATGAAAATacaaggttacccccaattatcttttttaatgtaccaagagcacttgcaaagttatgctttctccgcatagttttaaacagcgcaaaaatagccctgtattagtaagcaccacccataagaaacccaagtatctcgagatcaTCAGTGCAGAATGTATgtgtaataacaatagtaggcactgtcctttaATAAAGGTGGCCTGTTTTATACTGTCAGGTTAATGGCTCGCTCCATTTAGCATGAATCGAAAAGTATAATATTGGGCTGTGAATGGTTATCAGCGTTATTGAAGGGGATAGTTTCAAAAGAAGTGGCATTGCTGCTTGGTGGGATGGTAAACATGAACGATTATGTCTTGCAAAAGTCTCTACTAAAATTTTGCCACTCAACCAAATTGAATCCTTTATTGATTAAGCTACTATGAAAACCACCAATCTGTGGAATGGGCACGAATTACTGAGTCACTGCCTCGCCCActttcacttgtaaatagttcaaattcttgaaAAGTGTTGTGTTCGACGCCACTTTtcaggccagggaagctttctTGCACTTAAAGTAACAGCAAGTCCAATGGTTTCAGTTTCAACCTCTTCGCTAGACACAAACAATTTTGTCAATTTCCCTCCCTCCTGTGAGTTGCGTGGTTTTATCACAAACAGAACCTGCTACCTGCTGTTAGTTCAAGGTTATTCCCAAGGGGCGAAGACATTTAGCCTCTTAAGTACAGTAACACAAATAAGTATCACATTTTTCCCACCTATCAACATCCACTCCAGAGTATCCTCCAGAAGGGAAATCAATTGGGACCTACAAAAAATAACATTGCTTTGCAAATTTACAGTTTGTTTACTCGATAAAAGGTGCCATTCTGTGACTCTGTGAGTCAAAATGAAAGCTCAGGCACAGTCACTCTCTAAATGCTAataatagatttagccaagcctaaaagcaaaACTCCtaggttatttattcttaaaatcAGTTAACCTGGCTtaagcctgcaatccaatcaaaacccagtacctggGTACAGCTGATCTAATGcactctaaacttgagcccaagatatggtcacatgatactggtcaacagataccttgttttgataggtgCCAATTGACCTTAAAATGGATgtctaatatcaaagatgtacacTCTAAATGGCCACTATATGTTCGGCATAttgattattataattattattattattaggataattattattaattattgaacAACTTCATCGTGCGTACATGGCCACAAGCAATACCGCTAGCCATGATGGCCATGAGAAAAGCAACTCATAGGTTCCTATGAATATGGTGCTCCACTTGGCGAAGGTTTGCTTTAATTAATGCAATGATGATATGCAAAAATCATTTTTGATTTTAAGAAATCTTCTACAAAGGGGAAATTTTGTTCTGAAAGAAAAACGTGTAATAGAAGGACTTCCCACAACTGAGTGTCTGATGGGCATCGATGGGCCtttccatgtttgttttttgttatttatttgattgagcaggttgaagttttgacAGCTATTCAGGTGATggggacctgctatacccacccataTAATAaaagaggacagccacaacaccatgaacttcatcccctactcttctcgaatagtgtgtgggttctttaaggtcccacagggaactaatgaacatggaagttatttgtgagaccaggcctacggtttatagtccttatccgaaaagacttgaaagtctaaccatttgtggatgtaattataaaggcagcactttccactcagttatttaaagaccctgagtgttggtctggccgaagttgaactcacgacctcccgcatggcatcccggtgctcaaccaactgagccaccgggctgccatgcggccTTCGATTATTCTTGGACGAAAGAGCCATGGAAGAACTGAAAGACCACTTTTCAAGAATCGACATGAGATGATCTTGATCTGTGAGACATACGTTGTGCGAAAAGTTGCCTTTAAAGGTAGAAGTATAAAACACCCTGTAATAAGAAAAAACATTGCAAGAAAAGCTGTAGGAAACATTGTAGAATCCTCCCTTAGTTCAGTAAcctgaaaactgctattttggtGTGCAGGGACCCTTTTGCCAAAAACGAtttgttacataattaagctaTGTAGCCACACAACATTTTGTATTGATACctttcctttgtattttttgTAGTCTATGAACAAAAGTTCTTTGGTTCCACTAAACAAGCAGTTAATATTATCCACGTCATCATTGTGCAAAACAGATTTGGTTCCACCACTGCTAAACCACATGACCTGAATTGTAAACGATAAAAGTTAATGATAAATTACTTTTCCTTTAGTTGTGACTCTTCCATTTTGTCTTTCACTTCTCAGCAACTCAATTCATTTCAGCACCACTTCCTCATGTTTTCCAGGGTCTAAATTTTCAGCCCTCTGTTACATAGTGTTATTATTTTCtcaacaaaatacatgtattgtgttcctgattggtcaatgacaaatGCATAATGGGTTATGGAGTGTAAAAAGAGGTTATAGAGTGTAATACATAAGTTGCTGTGGAAGTAAAGCcatggagtgattttgttgagtgtaATGAATAAAAATTGTATGAAATTGCTTGTCACTAGTAACATCACTTGTGCCCATTAATCATGAAATGCACTTGctttcatacgatttcctacaCTTATCACATCATTTCATGTAAATATTATTACAAAGAAAACACCGGGCACTGTATCACCATGATACGACTGTACAACTTTGGAATAAACAGCTAGCACACTTCCAAATGTGAATAGCTATGAACAGCTGAAACTACCGGAATATACGTGGGCTAGCATGAGGTATATACCCAGAGATGAGCTGCAACatctttctcaaaaaaattattgttcactTGGAAACATAGTGTCAACCGACTAAACGAACCCTTTAAATTTACGAGAAAATCTAACCGTGTCAACTAGCATGTCTTCTACAATCTCTTCACACAACAAAGGAGGAGGCAGAAGAACATCTTTTCTGAAACAATGAGAAACAGGATGTTGATGCTATATAATGTTTATACAAGCAAGTACAAAATAGAGGTCGAAGACAATGGGCTTTAAAATATTTTCCTAGACCcttgtatgtacatgtatgtacctgTTAAAACTTTGATATCACTCTATCCAATTTCAAAATTCATGTAAAATACCCCAAGTACATGTAAACTCCCCAACTCGCACTGGTTGAAAATTTTACAATTTAAGTCTACCTGAGGTGGGGAATTAGAATCTATAAAGCCTTCATTCATGTTTTTACATGTCATTGAATATCTCTCAGTGCTTCCACATGGCAAAAGATTTTAACAGAggaatttgtaaatttatttgccTCTGGCTGGTTGAAGACACCCTGTAAGCAGAGCCCCTCTAAAGCTCACCAGAGGGTGAGCAAGAGAAGCTCTGCAGAAATCGggtcaagtcttttaagtcacTGCAACCCAAGCTCTGCAGGCAGGGTGGGTTGaagtttcaagaaaaaagtCTTTCAAAAAGCCATCTGTCACTTATTCCACTTTCTTAAGCTTCAGAGAGTTGCAACAGTTACTGTATCACACATGCTCTCTTGGAAAAGTTTCCTGCCGAGGAGAATTAATTTTGATTGCTTGAAATATTGGACCCTGCAGTGTTTGCCATATTTGGACATGGCCACTTGCTTAAAATGTAAGAGAGATATTGACGCCACCATTAATTGAAGAGAATTAAAATGTTCTATATTGTTGTGTTCATTATTTGTTGTTCATTTGTCTACAGACACCACAGACCCTAAATTGAACCTCCTTTGCAGATAATCTTTCTGTTCTTCGTACAACCATTTCTCCCCAGAAAGGAGACAAGACAACAATTTCTGCAAAGGAGATTTTTATTACTGTAACAGGGCATTTGAATGGCCCtttggttcatttgaaatgaaaGGAACTTGAAACACCACATTCCCAAATTCCCAGACAGTTCATTGTGGTGGTTGCTTGAagctaaaataataattatcataataatGAAATTAGCTCAAAGTGACCACTGTATAATTAAGAAAGCCTAAATGATCCTTATGGTTCCTGTATGCAACATCATAAATATTCATGACTATTTATAAAACAACCATAATTTCCAAATTCAATcataaaaaatatttccatttcaAGAGACTTCAGCCTCCTTCTTAGTTCTCTGGCTACATAATTACGCGTAACAGCCCCCTTTAAGCTGATCTGTCCTAAAATTCCCCCCTCCCTCcatgacatacatgtaatagAGAAACAAAAGTAGAGGCAAAAATTAATGGTTAAGATCGAAACAGTGACACCTGGTAATTTAAAGTAAtactgtcgctaaagtgccaacgagccaagcttgcgtgatctggcgcctggcggctgcaaacatcacgcggcgtactcgtgctgcactctcattggttgtcgctcggtcaacatttcatcgctttggtctacattacagcttttggtctacattacactcaaatttgaagcgcttctgagatttcgtccgcctaaaaatcttctcgcggctctataagctgccgcctcgccaggccttctgtcttcagaaggccagactcgttggcaattattcCCTTACAAATTGAACGCAAaccaatgaaacaaacaataaCGGAAGATGTTTGTCTGTCTTTTGCTACTCTTTTATGTACCTCTTACTCATTGATTCCTCCCAGATTTTCTTTACAAATCCCCCGACTCAATTCTGATGAAGATCGGACTCAGGCCGTTCAAGAAAGAACAAGAAGTAAACCATTTCAGTGAATGGCTTGTGCATAACATTTCATACTCACTGAAGAAACGGAGGAACACCATTAACCAAATAAATATCTCTCCTTTCGTACGTTTTGACAAACTCCTCGAAGCTGATGTCAACCGCAGGGTACGTTCGTATTTCTTTTTTACGTTGTTCGGCAACAATTTTGAAATCTCTTGACTCGTTGAAAGACAGAAAATAGTCATCACTCCAGGCGTTGAATGCAGGCGACAGTTTTGCACCACCTCGAATCAACACAGGCTTAGAAGGAGCCACATATTTCTCGAAGAATTTAACAGGAGTCAAAAAGTCAGAAATCGTTTCCAACGATTGTTTTGTATTCCTTGATCCCAGTGGTTCCAAATGACCTGGAAATACATGTATCGTCGAATGATCATGAGGCACATCGATATTTGAAAGTGTGACGAATGGGATCACCTCAAATTCTAGGTATATGATTAAGAGATATCTTAAGGCTAACGAAGCTTCGCCCATGTTGAAGATGTTCCTGTTTTCACAGCTGTCGCCAAATTGGATTTGAACGTAAACATGAGTTTTACTGTTATATTTGCATGCCAACAAGAATTTCCTCGTATCGATCTGTGGTCAAATTTAGCTACATGTACGTATGCAAGTAAGTGTCGCTGTGGCAATGCACAGGGTTCCTAAATAAACAAAGATTTAGCAAAATAGCGCCATAATCGTTCAATATTGCGAGTTCCTTTATGATTTACCCAGTTTACAAGATGTAAGGAATTTCTTTGATTTATGATATGCGAATGCCACTCTTAAAATTAACACAATGTCATAAATATCGAAGATTAAAGCACAAATTAAAGTTCAATCAATCAGTGGTTTGTCTTTGGGGTTGTAAGAAACTTAATAATATTTAAATCCCGTCGCTATGTGGCATCCTAATACATGTGACAGTTCTTATTTGTAGCAGACCTCTCGAGTCTCACGATTTTGTCGTGAGACTCACGGTATTCAGTTCAATCTCACGTTCTCACGACGAGACAGACAAATCTCACGATAAATAGAGGCGCAAGCTGAAAGaacatatatttaacaaatagattccatgttgccgtgcgtctgttcagtaatagatcacagatgacgtcaaaatgtggtaagaacaaaaaagtggcacacgaggcgatagccaagTTTGTAACTGATGTTCttacatcagtgacacactcggctatcgcctcgtgtgccacttttttttcttaccacattttgacgtcatctgtgatctattactgaacagacgcacgacaacatggaatctatttgttaagcaGTCATATTATTTACATATCTTTTTCATTTGCGTAGTTAAACGATAGAGTGCTTATACTGTATTATGTACGTTGACAAATATCGAAATACAGCAAGAATTATTTTTGTAGCCCTAATTTCAGCCGTCATATTGACGCGTTTCAAATCACGTTACCCTCTATTTTCGCAATTGCCCATTTATTTAAATCAGACAAGTGgg encodes:
- the LOC137996796 gene encoding tRNA wybutosine-synthesizing protein 5-like; protein product: MGEASLALRYLLIIYLEFEVIPFVTLSNIDVPHDHSTIHVFPGHLEPLGSRNTKQSLETISDFLTPVKFFEKYVAPSKPVLIRGGAKLSPAFNAWSDDYFLSFNESRDFKIVAEQRKKEIRTYPAVDISFEEFVKTYERRDIYLVNGVPPFLQKDVLLPPPLLCEEIVEDMLVDTVMWFSSGGTKSVLHNDDVDNINCLFSGTKELLFIDYKKYKGKVPIDFPSGGYSGVDVDSVDFVKYPSLKDVEYYNVSMEPGDCLFIPYKWFHQVRSYDRNIAVNVWWRHKTDFIPQDCDMEPNQTLDKFNFSSLQEEGNNQGTPDFLAHLESLVAERSVAFVDFEQLLKEDPVFIGDHPVVWNEQLSSVTRKIFETLDVDKSGEVSAADMQHLGEDSRMESVIENELARIEDLLEDQLESEQSNSIEDATSKDEL